Proteins encoded by one window of Elusimicrobiota bacterium:
- the lytR_1 gene encoding Transcriptional regulator LytR, with protein sequence MLKVNGSLQARQLKWQRFTALIFLALILASLLGATRSPVAAVLARGERIPILIFGVDAADSSRHTDTLMLGLFEPVKNYISVLSIPRDTRIDLPGYRFKRINEIYGYNLRKSKDVVYSSQKVLEGVTHLLSSSDFVPLLPYFVQIDFSGFNRTVDLLGGVWVEVKTPMHYDDYAGNYHFHKEPGRYLMKGQEALHYVRFRGQTGDRGRIFRQQEFIRSALRRLANPVMILRLPELIGIIKSTIRSNMSFWDVFYLASACRRVRSDDVGFYVLPGQVSGVFWYPKKSNIEQLVSLLFLGRLPVGQVEETIVPQSGRITVKVWNASGKSGAGYEMTKFLRQAGYDVIDWGNYGNQQLQTRVIDRMGQIENAKLVAATMGVENYHSEPNPKALVDVDVVIGQNYMGTTVP encoded by the coding sequence ATGTTAAAAGTGAACGGGTCCCTCCAAGCGCGACAACTTAAATGGCAGCGGTTTACCGCTTTGATTTTTCTGGCGCTCATTTTGGCTTCTTTGCTGGGAGCCACAAGGTCGCCGGTCGCGGCGGTTTTGGCCAGGGGGGAACGAATTCCCATTCTTATTTTTGGTGTGGATGCGGCCGATTCTTCACGTCATACAGATACCTTGATGTTGGGGCTCTTTGAGCCCGTTAAAAACTATATCAGCGTTCTTTCCATTCCTCGGGACACGAGAATTGACTTGCCTGGCTACCGTTTCAAACGGATCAATGAAATTTATGGATATAACCTTCGCAAGTCCAAGGATGTGGTTTATTCATCCCAAAAGGTATTGGAAGGAGTCACCCATTTGCTCAGCAGTTCAGATTTCGTCCCTTTGTTGCCCTATTTTGTTCAAATAGATTTTTCTGGTTTTAATCGGACGGTGGATTTGTTGGGGGGCGTGTGGGTGGAGGTGAAAACCCCCATGCATTACGATGATTATGCGGGGAATTACCATTTCCACAAAGAACCGGGCCGCTATCTCATGAAAGGGCAAGAGGCCCTGCATTATGTCCGGTTTCGCGGTCAAACGGGAGACCGCGGCCGTATTTTTCGTCAACAAGAATTTATCCGGAGTGCTTTGCGTCGGTTGGCCAACCCGGTCATGATTTTGCGGTTGCCCGAATTAATAGGAATCATCAAATCGACCATCCGATCGAATATGTCGTTTTGGGATGTGTTTTATTTGGCGTCGGCTTGCCGGCGCGTTCGTTCAGACGATGTGGGGTTTTACGTTTTGCCAGGACAGGTTTCCGGGGTCTTTTGGTATCCAAAGAAATCAAACATCGAACAATTGGTTTCTTTGTTGTTTCTTGGTCGGCTTCCTGTCGGTCAAGTGGAGGAAACCATTGTGCCTCAATCTGGCCGGATCACCGTAAAGGTGTGGAACGCTTCCGGGAAATCAGGCGCGGGTTATGAGATGACCAAGTTTTTACGACAAGCCGGCTATGATGTTATTGATTGGGGCAATTATGGTAATCAACAGTTACAGACGCGGGTGATTGACCGCATGGGGCAAATAGAAAACGCCAAATTGGTGGCGGCGACAATGGGGGTTGAAAATTATCACTCCGAACCCAATCCTAAGGCCTTGGTTGATGTGGATGTGGTAATCGGGCAGAATTACATGGGAACAACAGTTCCTTAA
- the pilT_4 gene encoding Twitching mobility protein has translation MAIDFLGILKTAVERNASDVHILVGKPPMLRILGEIVALEGYEPLKPEDTQRLIYSILFDQQRRKFEERQELDCSFSVPGSARFRVNVLMGRQGIEAVLRVINSVIPNPKDLGFTPVMEDLSKLPRGLVLVTGPTGSGKTTTLAALIDLVNSTRTNHILTIEDPIEFVYESKKCIVRQREVGTTTQSFANALKASLREDPDVILVGELRDLETISLAITASETGHLVFATLHTTDAPQTIDRVIDVFPPHQQQQVRVQLASVLSAVICQTLIPTTDRKGRVAAREIMIVTPAISNLIREGKIHMIYNAIDTGAKFGMMSLDKSLEDLVKARKINIEDAVIKARDPAKVRSAASGAAY, from the coding sequence ATGGCCATAGATTTCTTAGGCATCCTAAAGACCGCCGTTGAGAGAAATGCCTCAGACGTCCATATCCTTGTCGGCAAACCTCCCATGCTTCGGATCTTGGGTGAAATTGTCGCGCTGGAGGGCTACGAGCCCCTAAAACCCGAAGACACCCAAAGGCTCATCTATTCCATTTTGTTTGATCAACAGAGACGAAAATTTGAGGAAAGGCAAGAGTTGGACTGTTCTTTTTCGGTGCCTGGCTCCGCGCGTTTTCGGGTGAATGTTTTGATGGGTCGGCAGGGAATTGAAGCCGTTTTGCGCGTGATCAATTCAGTGATTCCCAATCCCAAAGATTTGGGTTTTACTCCAGTGATGGAAGATTTGTCCAAATTGCCTCGCGGGCTTGTATTGGTCACGGGGCCCACCGGATCAGGAAAAACCACCACGTTGGCGGCGCTCATTGACCTCGTTAATTCCACAAGAACCAATCATATCCTGACGATAGAAGATCCCATTGAATTCGTGTATGAGTCAAAAAAATGCATTGTTCGACAACGGGAGGTGGGAACGACCACGCAGTCGTTCGCCAATGCGCTCAAAGCTTCTCTGCGAGAAGATCCCGATGTTATTTTGGTGGGCGAATTAAGAGATTTGGAAACCATCTCTTTGGCCATCACCGCTTCCGAAACAGGGCATTTGGTTTTTGCAACTCTTCATACCACGGACGCTCCTCAAACCATTGACCGAGTGATTGACGTTTTCCCTCCTCACCAACAGCAGCAGGTCCGCGTGCAATTGGCGTCTGTTTTGTCAGCGGTTATCTGTCAAACTTTGATTCCGACAACTGACAGAAAAGGGCGAGTGGCCGCCCGCGAGATCATGATTGTGACCCCCGCGATCTCCAATCTTATCCGCGAGGGAAAAATCCACATGATTTACAACGCCATTGATACGGGAGCCAAGTTTGGGATGATGTCTCTCGATAAATCTCTCGAAGATCTTGTGAAAGCACGAAAGATTAATATTGAAGATGCGGTGATCAAAGCCAGAGATCCCGCCAAAGTGCGATCCGCGGCCTCCGGGGCCGCTTACTAA